ACACCCTGTATAACAGCGTGTCCGCCAGCTCCCGGTCGATGATCGACCAACCTACGATCTCTTCGTCAAGTTTCAGCACCAAACTGCAGCTGCGCTCGATGATACCTTCTTTGTGAAGCGGCATGTAGTAAGCGTCGAAGCCCGCTTCCTGCAATTGATTCATTTCAGTCAATTCGTCCCGTTTCAGCTCACTCCATGGAATCACCCGGTAGCGGGCGGGCAGCTTGAACCGGTGGATCCATGGACTTTCCCGGCCGGTAAGGATGTCACAGCGGTAGAACCGGCTGTACACCGTGGGCGCTTTCCATCCTGATTTCAGAAGCAACGGCTCCAAGCCTTCAAATTTATTCAATGCGTAGTACTCCACACATGCTTGCTTCAAGTTTTTCCTCCTCAGACACGCCTTAAGCTCCTGCATAAGTGCGGAGGCGATGCCGAGCTTCCGGAATCGTTCGTCCACAAATACCGAGAGCACCCTTGCGGGTTCATCCAGCACAGGGGGATGGACAAGAAGCAGACCGGCGGGCCTGCCTAAGAAGCAAGCTCCAAGCGCGATCAAGTTTGCTTGCTCTTCCGTTTTCGGCTTTATCAGCAAGTCCCTATAGGTACGAAACGTAAAAGGTAGATATGGATCCGCCGTTTCCGGCGCGAGCGTAATGATTTCAAGCAAGGACACGACATTCTCCCTTTCCGAATAAAAAGAAGCCGAGACGTAGATCTCGGCTCCGATTCATAAAAGTATTATCTTTTCTTATCCGTATACCGTGGGAAACCCGGTTCATATTGGATAAATGACGCGAACGTCGTGCCGCCCGCTACATGCTCCAATTCAGCTTCGTCGAGCTCGCGCTCGGCAGCGGTTGAAGGCTTTGCGACCTTCGTCTGCGCCCGAAGCTCACCGTTCTCTTCCATCGAAAATACGATGTCCATGCCCTCGGGCAAGTCCATGCCGGTAAACTCCCGGATGGCCCGCTTTGGCTCGGCCAGCAGCAATGCCAGAAATTGTGCATCCTCCGCTGCCCTCTTACTTATTAATTCAAATTGCTCATCGGCTTTTTCGATCGTCCAACTCATGCACATACCTCCTCATCGGCCTTGATTTCATCATTTCATACAGAACTTATTTCTTCTTCCTTCCTTCCGGATACGGTGGACCGTAAAGAATAAACGCCGAAAACGACGTGCCTCCTGCGACTTGCTCCAATTCCGCGTCATCGAGCTCGCGCTCCACATCGCCGGATGGGGAGTTGATCAGCGTCTTCGCCTGAATCTCTCCGTTCTCATCCTCCGATATAACAATCTCAATCCCCTCAGGCAAATCAAGCCCGGTCAGCTCCCGAACAGCCTGAGTCGGGTTCGCCAGCGCCAACGCCCGAAACTCGGCATCCTCCGCGGCGCGCTGCTTAAATACCTCGAATTGCGCATTAGCTTTCTCAACAGTCCAACTCATGTGTATGCCTCCTTATTAGATCAACCGCTATGACACATTATAGCTGCAAGTTAAGCTAAAATCGTACCCCATTCGGGGTATCTTTTGACAAAATCAGACAACCTGGCGCAAAGCGAGCCGGGCAAACAGCCCTTCCTGCCGCATGAGTTCCTCGTAGCTGCCCTGCTGCACGATCCGCCCCCTATCCATCACGACGATTCGGTCCGCGTGAACAATCGTACTGAGCCTATGGGCAATGACGATTCTCGTACTGTTCATGCCGCGCAGCATCTCCGTTATTTTCTCTTGAGACTTTTGGTCCAGTGCACTGGTAGCTTCGTCGAGAAGCACGATCCGCGGGTTATGAACAATGGAACGGGCGATCAGAATCCGCTGTTTCTGCCCCCCGGATAAGCTTCCTGCGCCTTCCGAAAGGACGGTGTGCATCCCCATGGGAAGCTGGCCAATTTCCTCGGCCATCCCAACCAATTCCGCTGCGTTCCAGGCGTCCTCTACCGTATACTCGCTGTTTTGGCCGATAATATTTTGCGCGATATCGCCGGCCCACAAGCGGCCGTTCTGCAGCACGACGCCGCATCGTCGCCGTACGGCCCGAAGGTCCAACCCGCTCAAATCCTTACCATCGAAATACACCGCACCCTGCTCCGGCTTTTCGAACCCGATGATCAGACGCAGCAGTGTGGATTTACCGCTGCCGGAAGCGCCGACAACAGCAACATATTCCCCAGGCTTGATGTGCAGCGATACATTGTCGAGTATCGGCGGGCCGTTCACGTCATAACGAAATGTAACCTCGCTCAGCTCAATGGCCCCTTTCAAATCCCCAGGATCCTCCCGTTTCGCTTCCGTCTCCGGCTGTTCCTTCATGAGCGGCTTGACCCGCTCGTACAGCGGCTTCAGCTCAAACAGCGGAATCGACGAAGCACAGAAGGCGATGACCGAACCGATCAAGGTCGCGTATGCGGCATGAAAGGCGGCGAAAGAGCCCGGATTCATCCG
The window above is part of the Paenibacillus hamazuiensis genome. Proteins encoded here:
- a CDS encoding GNAT family N-acetyltransferase codes for the protein MSLLEIITLAPETADPYLPFTFRTYRDLLIKPKTEEQANLIALGACFLGRPAGLLLVHPPVLDEPARVLSVFVDERFRKLGIASALMQELKACLRRKNLKQACVEYYALNKFEGLEPLLLKSGWKAPTVYSRFYRCDILTGRESPWIHRFKLPARYRVIPWSELKRDELTEMNQLQEAGFDAYYMPLHKEGIIERSCSLVLKLDEEIVGWSIIDRELADTLLYRVLYIREKFRDHGLGLALAAQSAQRVSKTDASHLVIQILENNVRMRKVADRLLAPMRPVVTEYKTAVIEL